From a single Okeanomitos corallinicola TIOX110 genomic region:
- the ffh gene encoding signal recognition particle protein: protein MFDALSDRLESAWKKLRGQDKISESNIQDALREVRRALLEADVNLQVVKDFIAEVETKAQGAEVIAGVRPDQQFIKIVHDELVQVMGEENVPLAEEEGKTTVVLMAGLQGTGKTTATAKLALHLRKLNRSCLLVATDVYRPAAIDQLITLGKQIDVPVFEMGSDANPVEIARQGVERARAEGINTVIVDTAGRLQIDQDMMAELANIKSTIAPDETLLVVDAMTGQEAANLTRTFHDQIGITGAILTKMDGDSRGGAALSVRQISGAPIKFIGVGEKVEALQPFYPDRMASRILGMGDVLTLVEKAQEEIDIADAEKMQEKMLSAKFDFTDFLKQLRLMKNMGSLGGIMKLIPGMGKLSDDQLKQGETQLKRCEAMINSMTKQERKDPELLASSPSRRRRIASGSGYREPDVSKLVADFQKMRAMMQQMGQGNFPGMPGMFGGGGMGNPLAAGNRPAPGWRGYPGGAAPAKKKKKEKKKKGFGTL, encoded by the coding sequence ATGTTTGATGCACTATCTGACCGTTTAGAATCTGCCTGGAAAAAACTGCGGGGACAGGATAAAATCTCTGAATCCAATATTCAAGACGCATTGCGGGAAGTGCGCCGCGCCTTGTTGGAAGCAGATGTTAACCTCCAGGTAGTTAAAGATTTTATTGCCGAAGTCGAAACCAAAGCCCAGGGAGCAGAGGTAATAGCTGGCGTGCGCCCAGATCAACAGTTTATCAAAATTGTCCATGATGAACTGGTACAGGTGATGGGGGAGGAAAATGTTCCCTTAGCAGAAGAAGAAGGTAAAACCACCGTTGTATTAATGGCAGGTTTACAGGGTACTGGTAAAACCACCGCCACCGCCAAATTAGCTCTACACCTACGGAAATTAAATCGCAGTTGTTTATTAGTCGCCACAGACGTATATCGTCCCGCCGCTATTGATCAGTTAATCACACTGGGTAAACAAATTGATGTTCCCGTGTTTGAAATGGGAAGCGACGCTAATCCGGTGGAAATTGCCCGTCAAGGGGTAGAAAGAGCTAGAGCAGAAGGAATTAACACTGTAATTGTTGATACCGCTGGACGCTTACAAATTGACCAAGACATGATGGCAGAATTAGCCAACATCAAGTCAACCATCGCACCAGACGAAACCCTGTTAGTTGTGGATGCAATGACAGGTCAAGAAGCCGCCAATCTTACCCGTACTTTTCATGACCAAATCGGGATTACTGGGGCAATTCTGACGAAAATGGATGGTGATAGCCGTGGTGGTGCAGCTTTATCAGTCAGGCAAATTTCCGGCGCACCCATTAAATTTATTGGTGTCGGTGAAAAAGTGGAAGCCTTGCAGCCCTTTTATCCCGACCGCATGGCCTCCCGGATTTTGGGCATGGGTGACGTTCTCACCTTGGTAGAAAAAGCTCAGGAAGAAATTGATATCGCTGACGCTGAAAAAATGCAGGAGAAAATGCTGTCAGCGAAGTTTGATTTTACAGACTTCTTAAAACAGCTACGCCTAATGAAAAACATGGGTTCATTAGGTGGAATCATGAAGTTAATTCCAGGGATGGGTAAACTTTCCGATGACCAGTTAAAGCAAGGCGAAACCCAGCTAAAACGCTGTGAAGCCATGATTAATTCCATGACTAAACAGGAGAGAAAAGATCCAGAATTATTAGCCAGTTCTCCCAGTCGCAGACGACGTATTGCTTCAGGTTCAGGTTACAGAGAACCAGATGTGAGTAAATTGGTGGCTGATTTCCAAAAAATGCGAGCGATGATGCAGCAAATGGGACAAGGTAATTTCCCCGGAATGCCAGGAATGTTTGGTGGCGGTGGTATGGGCAACCCCCTAGCCGCAGGAAATCGCCCCGCACCCGGTTGGCGTGGTTATCCCGGCGGCGCAGCACCAGCCAAGAAAAAAAAGAAAGAAAAGAAGAAAAAAGGTTTTGGCACGCTTTAG
- the rpsP gene encoding 30S ribosomal protein S16, with translation MIKLRLKRFGKKREASYRIIAINDLARRDGRPLEELGFYNPRTDEVRLDVEGIVKRLKQGAQPTDTVRRILVKANVFEQVSATAAS, from the coding sequence ATGATCAAACTGCGCTTGAAGCGATTTGGTAAAAAGCGGGAAGCAAGCTACCGTATCATTGCTATTAATGACCTAGCTCGTCGTGATGGCCGCCCCCTAGAAGAACTAGGATTTTATAACCCCAGAACAGATGAAGTACGACTGGATGTCGAAGGTATCGTCAAGCGACTAAAACAGGGCGCTCAACCGACTGATACCGTACGTCGGATTTTAGTAAAAGCTAATGTTTTTGAACAAGTCAGTGCAACAGCCGCATCATAA
- a CDS encoding KH domain-containing protein, with protein sequence MKLSTTSPNYVGLVKFLVQPFLESPESLSVDCEMSHSLKRAWIRIAFDPTDKGKVFGRWGRNIQAIRTVIATAAELAGQSVYLDIYGSNSQSRDGMSFDEEQEERIPPPRSRDRSGSIPRPIAKPRLR encoded by the coding sequence ATGAAATTATCAACAACCAGTCCTAATTATGTTGGCCTGGTTAAGTTCCTAGTACAGCCGTTTTTGGAATCTCCAGAGTCTTTAAGTGTTGATTGTGAAATGTCCCACTCCCTAAAACGGGCTTGGATTCGTATCGCTTTTGACCCTACAGACAAAGGGAAAGTGTTTGGTAGGTGGGGACGCAATATTCAGGCGATTCGCACGGTAATTGCTACAGCAGCAGAATTGGCTGGGCAATCAGTATACCTAGACATCTACGGCAGTAATTCTCAAAGTCGTGATGGTATGTCTTTTGATGAAGAACAGGAAGAAAGAATACCTCCACCCAGATCAAGAGACAGAAGTGGAAGCATACCCAGACCTATTGCTAAACCCCGCTTACGTTAG
- a CDS encoding PhoH family protein yields the protein MAGALTIQLPNIPSAIALAGYGEANLKFLSQQTGANLVLRGQEILITGTEKQIDLAARLVRSLENLWSKGNDISTADILTARQAIDSDRQGELLDLQQDILAKTRRSQEIRAKTFRQKQYIESIRKRDLTFGIGPAGTGKTYLAVVVAVQQLLSNQFERLILTRPAVEAGEKLGFLPGDLQQKVNPYLRPLYDAINEFIDPEKVPNLMERGIIEVAPLAYMRGRTLNNAFIIVDEAQNTTPAQMKMVLTRLGFGSRMVITGDITQTDLPTHQQSGLTMALQILKRVEGIAFCEFGQKDVVRHPLVQRIVAAYEQHEK from the coding sequence ATGGCAGGTGCTTTAACAATTCAGCTGCCTAATATTCCTAGCGCGATCGCTCTAGCAGGATATGGGGAAGCAAATCTCAAGTTTTTGTCTCAACAAACTGGAGCTAATTTAGTTCTCAGGGGACAAGAAATACTGATTACTGGTACAGAAAAACAAATTGATTTAGCAGCGCGGTTAGTGCGATCGCTGGAAAATCTCTGGAGTAAGGGTAATGATATTTCAACTGCTGATATTTTAACAGCCCGCCAAGCTATAGATAGCGATCGCCAAGGGGAACTACTAGACCTTCAACAAGATATCCTCGCTAAAACCCGTCGCAGTCAAGAAATCCGCGCTAAAACATTTCGACAAAAACAATATATTGAATCTATCCGTAAACGGGATCTCACCTTTGGTATTGGACCTGCGGGAACAGGTAAAACCTATCTTGCTGTTGTCGTTGCCGTTCAACAACTTCTATCTAACCAATTTGAAAGATTGATTTTAACCCGGCCAGCAGTAGAAGCAGGGGAAAAATTAGGATTTTTACCAGGAGACTTACAACAAAAAGTTAACCCCTATCTTCGTCCTCTTTATGATGCCATCAATGAATTTATTGATCCTGAAAAAGTCCCAAACTTAATGGAACGAGGGATAATTGAAGTTGCTCCTTTAGCATATATGCGAGGGCGGACGTTAAATAACGCATTCATAATTGTTGATGAAGCTCAAAATACAACCCCAGCACAAATGAAAATGGTGTTAACCCGTTTGGGTTTTGGTTCACGCATGGTAATTACAGGTGACATCACACAAACTGATTTACCAACTCATCAACAATCAGGATTAACAATGGCTTTGCAAATTTTAAAACGCGTTGAAGGTATAGCTTTTTGTGAATTTGGCCAAAAAGATGTCGTTCGTCATCCCTTAGTACAACGCATCGTTGCTGCCTACGAACAACACGAAAAGTAG
- a CDS encoding ChuX/HutX family heme-like substrate-binding protein, whose amino-acid sequence MSTTLREFLEACESLGTLRLIVTSSAAVLEARGKIEKLFYAELAKGKYANLHTDGFEFHLNMDKITQVKFETAEAKRGNFTTYAIRFLDEKQEPALSLFLQWGKPGEYEPGQVENWQALKEKYGEIWQPLPIETL is encoded by the coding sequence ATGAGTACAACATTGAGAGAATTTTTAGAAGCTTGTGAAAGTTTAGGAACTTTACGTTTAATTGTTACTAGCAGTGCCGCAGTTTTAGAAGCACGAGGAAAAATAGAAAAACTTTTTTACGCCGAACTCGCTAAAGGTAAATATGCCAATCTGCACACCGACGGGTTTGAATTTCATTTGAATATGGACAAAATTACTCAAGTGAAATTTGAAACGGCAGAAGCTAAAAGAGGTAACTTTACAACCTATGCAATTCGGTTTTTAGATGAAAAACAAGAACCTGCATTAAGCCTGTTTTTACAATGGGGTAAACCAGGAGAATATGAACCAGGACAAGTAGAAAACTGGCAAGCTTTAAAAGAGAAATATGGGGAAATTTGGCAACCTTTACCAATTGAAACCTTGTAG
- a CDS encoding DUF6816 family protein, translating into MFLKTILSIFLIILFLFPTGKAQAGELAERLADFTKWEKLTSVKTAEGDLIYPNWMSGTWKVTSTLVDLAAPLAPDIVTPGFVGNRSQINQPVSFLVRFIKVKQPISGLKNIHKQENKSEILVADRVFNSLNLSRAYLGDEAVIAVKPDPKSPNRQITFFGGERQLVSLVTARTTENTADGKFITAEVFQQYFKGGSRAYFNTVESTTAYYQTPTLNPKIAADQVTAVYLSPQDPDYFTAGSRPVALYRYRLEFFPQ; encoded by the coding sequence ATGTTTTTAAAAACAATCCTGAGCATTTTCTTAATAATTTTATTTTTATTCCCTACTGGAAAAGCTCAAGCTGGTGAACTAGCAGAAAGATTAGCAGATTTTACCAAATGGGAAAAACTCACATCAGTCAAAACAGCAGAGGGAGATTTAATTTACCCTAATTGGATGTCTGGAACATGGAAAGTTACCAGTACCTTAGTAGATTTAGCTGCACCCTTAGCACCAGATATAGTAACACCAGGTTTTGTAGGAAATCGTAGTCAAATAAATCAACCTGTAAGTTTTTTAGTCAGATTTATAAAAGTTAAACAACCAATTTCCGGTTTAAAAAATATTCATAAACAAGAAAATAAATCAGAAATATTAGTAGCAGATAGAGTATTTAATAGTTTAAATTTATCCAGAGCTTATTTAGGAGATGAAGCAGTAATAGCAGTCAAACCAGATCCCAAATCTCCTAACCGTCAAATTACCTTTTTTGGGGGTGAACGTCAATTAGTTTCCCTCGTCACAGCGCGGACTACAGAAAATACAGCAGATGGTAAATTTATTACCGCAGAGGTTTTCCAACAATACTTTAAAGGCGGTTCTCGTGCTTATTTTAATACTGTAGAATCTACCACAGCCTATTATCAAACTCCTACATTAAACCCAAAAATAGCAGCAGATCAAGTTACTGCTGTTTATCTCTCTCCTCAAGATCCTGATTACTTTACCGCAGGTTCTCGGCCAGTAGCACTTTATCGTTATCGCTTAGAATTTTTCCCTCAATAA